One window of Nocardioides dongkuii genomic DNA carries:
- a CDS encoding fructosamine kinase family protein gives MTRQPLVARRAEALLGSAVVATAPVAGGDVATATKLRLSDGTTALIKTLPQSPPGFFESEARGLRWLAEAQAEGGVAVPEVLAVDAECLIIRWVEPGRNGGDMAAAFGQALAATHAAGAPTYGFDEDGFIARLPLPNRPAPSWAEFYAVRRVLPYLKLARDREAVTEREAATVESVVGRLSGLLPDEPPARLHGDLWNGNVLWGADGRVSVIDPAAYGGHREVDLAMLSLFGLPHLPRVLEAYDEAAPLADGWEDRIALHQLFPLLVHACLFGGGYGARAAAAAARYA, from the coding sequence GTGACCCGGCAGCCGCTGGTGGCCCGGCGGGCCGAGGCGCTGCTCGGCTCGGCGGTCGTCGCGACGGCACCGGTGGCCGGCGGGGACGTCGCGACCGCCACCAAGCTGCGGCTCAGCGACGGCACCACCGCGCTGATCAAGACCCTGCCGCAGTCGCCCCCGGGGTTCTTCGAGTCCGAGGCCCGCGGGCTGCGCTGGCTCGCCGAGGCCCAGGCCGAGGGCGGGGTCGCCGTGCCCGAGGTGCTCGCGGTCGACGCCGAGTGCCTGATCATCCGCTGGGTGGAGCCGGGCCGCAACGGCGGCGACATGGCGGCGGCGTTCGGCCAGGCGCTCGCGGCCACGCACGCCGCCGGCGCACCGACGTACGGGTTCGACGAGGACGGCTTCATCGCCCGGCTGCCGCTGCCGAACCGGCCCGCGCCGTCCTGGGCGGAGTTCTACGCCGTCCGCCGGGTGCTGCCCTACCTCAAGCTGGCCCGCGACCGCGAGGCCGTCACCGAGCGCGAAGCCGCGACCGTGGAGTCGGTGGTCGGCCGGCTGAGCGGCCTGCTCCCCGACGAGCCCCCCGCGCGGCTGCACGGCGACCTGTGGAACGGCAACGTGCTGTGGGGCGCCGACGGCCGGGTCAGCGTCATCGACCCCGCGGCGTACGGCGGTCATCGCGAGGTCGACCTCGCGATGCTCTCGCTCTTCGGGCTGCCGCACCTGCCGCGCGTGCTCGAGGCGTACGACGAGGCGGCGCCGCTCGCCGACGGCTGGGAGGACCGGATCGCCCTGCACCAGCTCTTCCCGCTGCTGGTGCACGCCTGCCTCTTCGGCGGCGGGTACGGCGCCCGGGCCGCCGCCGCGGCGGCCCGCTACGCCTGA
- a CDS encoding PQQ-dependent sugar dehydrogenase, producing MSVVVSVVTASTRPARLALALLLSVALVLPAWPGPARAHEGHDHGQRDQARAPQLPAGFQDREVITGLNEPTVVDFAPDGTAFVGTKAGEISTFARAGDGFAGTPAPFADLKVSVYNYWDRGLVGLAVDPRFGTGAGRDYVYVTYTYNRDPRDNPPRVPKYSGVGSPYYDDCATPADYEDGNPVGCIAMARVSRLAAEKVDGAWRLKQNGETQLLADGCFQFPSHASGAVQVGPDGLLYVTMGEGASFDTVDYGQFGNPCGDPAGAGGSLRSQDLRTTGDPLGTDGTLLRIDPMTGLAADGSNDNAKRIAAYGLRNPWRFTFRPGTDEVWMGDVGAGGFDEVNRLTDADNPAAAPRNFGWPCFEGGRTGTSVRTPGWDEVDKPLCESLYDGTAPAAERAVAPHLAYSRSGEVVTGDGCATGTASVSGVQFMSGYPAPYEGALAFADFARGCIWVAPLTNGQPDRTKMQRLVGDAESPVDLTTGPEGDLYYVDYGLGEDGGPVEGAGAIHRIAHEGNGRPPVASFTANPPYSSEVPLSVTFDASRSSDPDADQLTYRWDLDDDGAFDDGDAPVVYRTYTRAGPVRVRVRVDDGNGNTDVAERTVHVGNDPPQLVDVRPGADLRWAVGDEIPFSASATDVQDGPLPASAITWSLAISHCPSVCHSHPIETRTGVPSGVFTAPDHEYPSKLVLRVQATDSLGFTAERSIVLQPKTVDLTFDTTPVDAPVSVLAVSKSGRFTQRVIVGSTLTMSVPETVPAQGRTWRFRRWSDGGERVHQTIAPATDTTYCATYAAGAAACSSLAVRAVPGRLKVKVEVDGKARRSGWSTKVEDGDRVRVQAPKRVRRGGKVWVFKRWSDRGGRAHTVTVRGDLVLKAVYQRRRRA from the coding sequence ATGTCCGTCGTCGTGTCCGTCGTCACCGCGTCCACCCGTCCGGCGCGTCTCGCGCTGGCGCTGCTGCTCTCGGTGGCGCTGGTGCTGCCGGCCTGGCCCGGCCCGGCCCGCGCGCACGAGGGCCACGACCACGGCCAGCGGGACCAGGCGCGCGCGCCGCAGCTGCCGGCCGGCTTCCAGGACCGCGAGGTCATCACCGGGCTGAACGAGCCCACCGTCGTGGACTTCGCGCCCGACGGCACCGCCTTCGTGGGCACCAAGGCCGGGGAGATCAGCACCTTCGCCCGCGCGGGCGACGGGTTCGCCGGCACTCCCGCCCCGTTCGCCGACCTCAAGGTCAGCGTCTACAACTACTGGGACCGCGGCCTGGTGGGCCTCGCCGTCGACCCCCGGTTCGGCACCGGCGCGGGGCGTGACTACGTCTACGTCACCTACACCTACAACCGCGACCCGCGCGACAACCCGCCGCGGGTGCCGAAGTACAGCGGCGTCGGCAGCCCCTACTACGACGACTGCGCCACGCCGGCGGACTACGAGGACGGCAACCCCGTCGGCTGCATCGCGATGGCCCGGGTCAGCCGGCTGGCCGCGGAGAAGGTCGACGGCGCCTGGCGCCTGAAGCAGAACGGCGAGACCCAGCTGCTCGCCGACGGCTGCTTCCAGTTCCCCAGCCACGCCTCCGGCGCGGTCCAGGTCGGCCCCGACGGGCTCCTCTACGTGACGATGGGCGAGGGCGCGAGCTTCGACACCGTCGACTACGGCCAGTTCGGCAACCCCTGCGGCGACCCGGCCGGCGCCGGCGGCTCGCTGCGCTCCCAGGACCTCCGCACCACCGGCGACCCGCTCGGCACCGACGGCACCCTGCTGCGGATCGACCCGATGACCGGGCTCGCGGCCGACGGCAGCAACGACAACGCGAAGCGGATCGCGGCGTACGGCCTGCGCAACCCGTGGCGCTTCACCTTCCGCCCGGGCACCGACGAGGTCTGGATGGGCGACGTCGGAGCGGGCGGCTTCGACGAGGTCAACCGGCTCACCGACGCGGACAACCCGGCCGCCGCGCCGCGCAACTTCGGCTGGCCCTGCTTCGAGGGAGGCCGCACCGGCACCTCCGTCCGCACGCCCGGGTGGGACGAGGTCGACAAGCCCCTGTGCGAGTCGCTCTACGACGGCACCGCCCCGGCCGCCGAGCGAGCGGTCGCCCCGCACCTGGCGTACTCCCGCTCGGGCGAGGTCGTGACGGGCGACGGCTGCGCCACCGGCACCGCGTCGGTCTCCGGCGTGCAGTTCATGAGCGGCTACCCGGCGCCGTACGAGGGCGCGCTGGCGTTCGCCGACTTCGCCCGCGGCTGCATCTGGGTCGCGCCGCTGACAAACGGCCAGCCGGACCGCACCAAGATGCAGCGCCTGGTCGGCGACGCCGAGTCGCCCGTGGACCTGACCACCGGGCCGGAGGGCGACCTCTACTACGTCGACTACGGGCTGGGCGAGGACGGCGGCCCGGTCGAGGGCGCGGGAGCGATCCACCGGATCGCCCACGAGGGCAACGGCCGCCCGCCGGTGGCCTCGTTCACCGCGAACCCGCCGTACAGCTCCGAGGTGCCGCTCTCGGTCACCTTTGACGCGTCCCGCTCCAGCGACCCCGACGCCGACCAGCTCACCTACCGCTGGGACCTCGACGACGACGGCGCCTTCGACGACGGCGACGCCCCCGTGGTCTACCGCACCTACACGCGGGCCGGCCCGGTGCGGGTGCGGGTGCGGGTCGACGACGGCAACGGCAACACCGACGTCGCCGAGCGCACGGTCCACGTCGGCAACGACCCGCCGCAGCTGGTGGACGTGCGGCCCGGCGCCGACCTGAGGTGGGCGGTCGGCGACGAGATCCCGTTCTCGGCGAGCGCCACCGACGTGCAGGACGGCCCGCTGCCGGCCTCGGCGATCACCTGGTCGCTGGCGATCAGCCACTGCCCGTCGGTCTGCCACAGCCACCCGATCGAGACCCGCACCGGCGTGCCGTCCGGCGTCTTCACCGCGCCCGACCACGAGTACCCCTCCAAGCTGGTGCTCCGGGTGCAGGCCACCGACTCCCTCGGCTTCACGGCCGAGCGCAGCATCGTGCTCCAGCCGAAGACGGTCGACCTCACCTTCGACACCACGCCGGTGGACGCGCCGGTCAGCGTGCTCGCGGTCTCGAAGTCCGGCCGGTTCACCCAGCGCGTCATCGTCGGCTCGACGCTCACGATGTCGGTGCCCGAGACCGTGCCGGCCCAGGGCCGCACCTGGCGGTTCCGGCGCTGGTCCGACGGCGGCGAGCGGGTGCACCAGACCATCGCGCCGGCGACCGACACCACCTACTGCGCGACGTACGCCGCCGGCGCCGCGGCCTGCTCGAGCCTGGCGGTGCGGGCGGTCCCGGGCCGGCTCAAGGTGAAGGTCGAGGTGGACGGCAAGGCCCGCCGCTCGGGCTGGTCGACGAAGGTCGAGGACGGCGACCGGGTGCGGGTGCAGGCGCCGAAGCGGGTACGCCGCGGCGGCAAGGTCTGGGTCTTCAAGCGCTGGTCGGACCGGGGCGGGCGCGCCCACACGGTCACGGTGCGCGGCGACCTGGTGCTCAAGGCCGTCTACCAGCGGCGCCGGCGGGCATAG
- a CDS encoding HAMP domain-containing sensor histidine kinase: MDPRPVDRPGDGPVDRRWRYRRSLASRVTLLTTLAVGISVAFVALGAYVTVRMQMQSSLDESLMSRATQAAQAPAITDQETGSEIPAFRLVATDVRIGMMYADGKYVWYDRIGDPPRLGKAEVEVARDEAGSSIRTVRVDGSSYRVVAVPYREGEALLVAQSLEGQQQVLSKLGIVMLLFGVAGVIAAGAAGWGVAANGLRPVRRLTTEVEHIARTEDLRPLPVEGHDEIARLATAFNQTLAALAASRDRQRRLVADAGHELRTPLTSLRTNLDLLAQSDAASTASALPAAARAELLDDVRAQIEEMTTLIGDLVELARDEPLTHVIATVDLVEVLDNAVARVRRRAPGVSVEVWAQPWFVVGEQGALERAITNLLDNAAKWSPEGGTIRVTLVDGELTVDDEGPGIAEADLPHVFERFWRSEESRSMPGSGLGLSIVQQVASRHSGDVEAGRAPTGGARLVMRLPGAPTPPPDAPGEATP, translated from the coding sequence GTGGACCCCCGGCCCGTCGACCGACCCGGCGACGGGCCCGTCGACCGGCGCTGGCGCTACCGCCGCTCGCTGGCCAGCCGGGTCACCCTGCTCACCACGCTGGCCGTCGGCATCTCGGTCGCCTTCGTGGCGCTCGGCGCGTACGTCACCGTCCGGATGCAGATGCAGTCCAGCCTCGACGAGTCGCTCATGTCGCGGGCCACGCAGGCCGCCCAGGCGCCGGCGATCACCGACCAGGAGACCGGCAGCGAGATCCCGGCGTTCCGGCTCGTGGCCACCGACGTCCGGATCGGGATGATGTACGCCGACGGCAAGTACGTCTGGTACGACCGGATCGGCGACCCGCCCCGTCTGGGCAAGGCCGAGGTCGAGGTCGCCCGCGACGAGGCGGGGTCGAGCATCCGCACGGTGCGGGTGGACGGCAGCAGCTACCGGGTAGTGGCGGTCCCCTACCGTGAGGGCGAGGCGCTGCTCGTCGCGCAGTCACTCGAGGGCCAGCAGCAGGTGCTGTCCAAGCTGGGCATCGTGATGCTGCTCTTCGGGGTCGCCGGCGTGATCGCGGCGGGCGCCGCCGGGTGGGGCGTCGCGGCCAACGGGCTGCGTCCGGTGCGGCGGCTGACCACCGAGGTCGAGCACATCGCCCGCACCGAGGACCTGCGGCCGCTGCCCGTCGAGGGGCACGACGAGATCGCCCGGCTGGCGACGGCGTTCAACCAGACGCTGGCGGCGCTCGCGGCCTCGCGGGACCGGCAGCGCCGGCTCGTGGCCGACGCCGGTCACGAGCTGCGCACCCCGCTGACCTCCCTGCGCACCAACCTCGACCTGCTCGCCCAGTCCGACGCGGCGTCGACGGCGTCCGCGCTGCCCGCCGCCGCCCGGGCCGAGCTGCTCGACGACGTCCGCGCCCAGATCGAGGAGATGACCACGCTGATCGGTGACCTGGTGGAGCTCGCCCGCGACGAGCCGCTCACCCACGTGATCGCCACCGTCGACCTCGTCGAGGTGCTCGACAACGCGGTCGCCCGGGTACGCCGCCGCGCGCCCGGCGTCAGCGTCGAGGTCTGGGCCCAGCCCTGGTTCGTCGTCGGCGAGCAGGGCGCGCTGGAGCGGGCGATCACCAACCTGCTCGACAACGCCGCGAAGTGGAGCCCCGAGGGCGGCACCATCCGGGTGACGCTGGTGGACGGGGAGCTCACCGTCGACGACGAGGGACCCGGGATCGCCGAGGCCGACCTGCCGCACGTCTTCGAGCGGTTCTGGCGCTCCGAGGAGTCCCGGTCGATGCCGGGCTCGGGCCTGGGGCTCTCGATCGTCCAGCAGGTCGCCTCCCGGCACTCCGGCGACGTCGAGGCCGGCCGCGCACCCACCGGCGGCGCCCGCCTGGTGATGCGGCTGCCGGGTGCGCCCACCCCGCCGCCGGACGCGCCCGGCGAGGCGACCCCGTGA
- a CDS encoding response regulator transcription factor yields the protein MTTTPKPRVLVVDDDKAVRESLRRSLEFNGYEVHLAGDGAEALAGIATVAPDVVVMDVMMPRLDGIETTRALRSAGNDVPILVLTARDAVSDRVDGLDAGADDYLTKPFALAELLARLRALLRRVVPDEDAPDEVLTFSDLSMDVATREVRRGGRLIELTRTEFTLLEMFLRRPRRVLERSFILEEVWGFDFPTTANSLEVYVGYLRRKTEAEGEPRLIHTVRGVGYVLKES from the coding sequence ATGACGACCACGCCGAAGCCGCGTGTCCTCGTCGTCGACGACGACAAGGCCGTGCGCGAGTCGCTGCGCCGGTCGCTGGAGTTCAACGGCTACGAGGTGCACCTCGCCGGCGACGGCGCGGAGGCGCTGGCCGGGATCGCGACGGTCGCGCCGGACGTCGTGGTGATGGACGTGATGATGCCGCGGCTGGACGGGATCGAGACGACCCGCGCGCTGCGGTCGGCGGGCAACGACGTGCCGATCCTGGTGCTGACCGCCCGGGACGCGGTGAGCGACCGGGTCGACGGGCTCGACGCCGGCGCCGACGACTACCTCACCAAGCCCTTCGCGCTGGCCGAGCTGCTGGCCCGGCTCCGTGCGCTGCTGCGCCGGGTGGTGCCCGACGAGGACGCGCCCGACGAGGTCCTGACCTTCTCCGACCTCAGCATGGACGTCGCCACCCGCGAGGTGCGTCGGGGCGGCCGCCTCATCGAGCTGACCCGCACCGAGTTCACCCTGCTCGAGATGTTCCTGCGGCGGCCACGGCGGGTGCTGGAGCGCAGCTTCATCCTCGAGGAGGTCTGGGGCTTCGACTTCCCGACGACCGCCAACTCCCTCGAGGTGTACGTCGGCTACCTGCGGCGCAAGACCGAGGCCGAGGGCGAGCCGCGACTGATCCACACGGTGCGTGGCGTCGGCTACGTGCTGAAGGAATCGTGA